The Choloepus didactylus isolate mChoDid1 chromosome 13, mChoDid1.pri, whole genome shotgun sequence genome contains a region encoding:
- the LOC119507726 gene encoding protein FAM170A-like codes for MKIYYMCVQMKRGVAVLGDSEEGVEPPQKKTKMEEMTFPEKIHTGVTHSYVPTRELLTDSESSLEGEAQEDRQEADRAEPPALEEDSRAKTPDWLVALDSGFRCMGCCRVFPSLEVLQEHVEHGIDEGFSCHAFHLALTWLKSKKSRKGNKRRKKKKIKRMISGSHWEKTWGMRTSSCK; via the coding sequence ATGAAAATTTACTACATGTGTGTCCAAATGAAAAGGGGTGTAGCTGTCTTAGGGGATTCAGAGGAAGGAGTGGAGCCCCcccaaaagaagacaaaaatggaagaaatgacCTTTCCTGAAAAGATCCATACAGGAGTCACTCACTCCTATGTGCCTACTAGAGAACTCTTAACCGACAGTGAGTCCAGCTTGGAGGGGGAGGCCCAAGAGGATAGGCAGGAGGCTGACAGAGCTGAGCCTCCTGCTCTGGAGGAGGATTCCAGGGCCAAAACACCTGACTGGCTAGTGGCCCTGGACAGTGGCTTCAGGTGCATGGGCTGTTGCCGGGTCTTCCCCAGCCTGGAGGTCCTTCAGGAGCATGTGGAGCATGGGATCGATGAGGGCTTCAGCTGCCATGCCTTCCATCTTGCCTTGACTTGGCTAAAGAGCAAGAAGAGCAGGAAAGGGAataagaggaggaagaagaagaaaataaagaggatGATATCTGGAAGCCATTGGGAAAAAACTTGGGGCATGAGGACATCCTCATGCAAATAG